The following are encoded together in the Flavobacterium haoranii genome:
- a CDS encoding alpha/beta hydrolase family protein, whose product MAPKEFFTLTTEKGHNLNAWIIKPKNFDTSKKYPVFMYQYSGPGSQQVANSWNGINDYWFMMLAQQGYLVVCVDGRGTGFKGAAFKKCTYKELGKYEVEDQIDAAKVLGKYNYVDASRIGIFGWSYGGFMASNCIFQGAEVFKTAIAVAPVTSWRYYDSIYTERYMQTPQENASGYDNNSPINHVAKLKGNFLLVHGTADDNVHVQNSMKMIEALVQANKQFDWAIYPDKNHGIYGGKTRLQLYTKMTNFIKEKL is encoded by the coding sequence GTGGCACCAAAAGAGTTTTTTACTTTAACTACAGAAAAAGGACATAATTTGAACGCTTGGATTATAAAACCTAAAAATTTTGATACTTCAAAAAAATATCCAGTTTTTATGTATCAGTATTCTGGTCCAGGTTCACAACAAGTTGCAAATTCTTGGAACGGAATTAATGATTATTGGTTCATGATGTTAGCGCAACAAGGCTATTTAGTGGTTTGTGTTGATGGAAGAGGAACTGGTTTTAAAGGTGCTGCATTCAAAAAATGCACATATAAAGAACTAGGGAAATATGAGGTAGAAGATCAAATTGATGCAGCTAAAGTTTTAGGTAAATACAATTATGTAGATGCTTCAAGAATTGGAATCTTTGGATGGAGTTATGGAGGATTTATGGCTTCAAATTGTATTTTCCAGGGTGCTGAGGTATTTAAAACAGCAATTGCAGTTGCACCAGTTACAAGCTGGAGATATTACGATTCAATTTATACCGAACGTTATATGCAAACTCCACAGGAAAACGCAAGTGGTTACGATAATAATTCGCCAATTAATCATGTAGCAAAATTAAAAGGTAATTTCCTTCTAGTTCATGGTACTGCAGATGATAATGTTCACGTACAAAATAGTATGAAAATGATTGAAGCATTAGTGCAAGCGAATAAACAATTTGATTGGGCTATTTATCCAGATAAAAACCACGGTATTTACGGAGGTAAAACTCGCCTTCAATTATATACAAAAATGACTAATTTCATTAAAGAAAAACTATAA
- a CDS encoding thioredoxin family protein — MKKYLVIALFLVSGLVAQAQELKWHTDVSDAAKIALEENKPMLLFFTGSDWCGWCIRLQKEVFHKPEFAKWAAENVILVELDFPRRTPQDDAIKAQNYNMQNMFGVTGYPTIWFVKPQLKEGKKVNLEALGSTGYLAGGPEKWLAEANRIIVKK; from the coding sequence ATGAAGAAATATTTAGTAATAGCACTTTTTTTAGTTTCTGGATTAGTTGCTCAGGCACAAGAATTAAAATGGCATACAGATGTTTCTGATGCGGCTAAAATAGCATTGGAAGAAAATAAACCTATGTTATTATTTTTTACAGGTTCCGATTGGTGCGGATGGTGTATTCGTTTGCAAAAAGAAGTTTTCCATAAACCTGAATTTGCAAAATGGGCAGCAGAAAATGTAATCTTAGTAGAATTAGATTTTCCTAGACGAACACCTCAAGATGACGCTATAAAAGCTCAAAACTATAACATGCAAAACATGTTTGGTGTAACGGGTTATCCAACAATTTGGTTTGTAAAACCACAATTAAAAGAAGGTAAAAAGGTAAACCTAGAAGCTTTGGGAAGTACAGGTTACTTAGCAGGTGGTCCTGAAAAATGGCTTGCTGAAGCAAACAGAATTATAGTTAAAAAATAA
- a CDS encoding peptide MFS transporter — translation MSQNSTDQFFKSTVLGHPAGLFVLFFTEMWERFSFYGMRSLLILFLTASFTEGGWEWSRENASALFGSYVGLVYLSTMLGGYFADRIIGFRWAVVVGAVLMTLGHAAMAIETEFSIYLGLILLVFGNGFFKPNMTSIISEMYKDRPEKKDGAYTLFYMGVNAGAFFGILLCGYLGEKVGWSYGFGLAGIFMFFGMLQFWLSQNIFGDIGLKPTPESKAKAESSDTDKRNPFTSIDLILIAISAGLGLLWIINDPASKISGGTIDIFGFLGDNGNNIAILTALGTFIVLLVSRLLRYSQITREKMIAVTFFAFLTIFFWAIFEQSPNSLTIFASDYTNRVLEGNWSTFFLIINSLITVVPLAIITWVLYLLFKQTFKNYAVANVILSTSFVIIWGIAIWMLIKDFYSAGYLMLSDSTLEFLKIEKVTKPITEVPATWFSTLNSLFIISLAPLFSKWWESKYNPSANVKYGIGMGLLALGMACVAIGATGIEPGAKTASVSMIWLILVYLFHTMGELCISPVGLSYVSKLVPARMIAFMFGVWYLAVAIGMKGAGKFGENIDKIANEHGLSYFFWMLTIVSVVIAVFAVIMSPVIKKLMHGVK, via the coding sequence ATGAGCCAAAATTCAACAGATCAATTTTTTAAAAGTACAGTTTTAGGTCACCCAGCGGGATTATTTGTATTATTCTTTACAGAAATGTGGGAACGTTTTTCGTTTTACGGGATGCGTTCGTTGTTAATATTGTTCTTAACCGCTTCATTTACCGAAGGAGGTTGGGAGTGGAGCAGAGAAAATGCTTCGGCACTCTTTGGTTCTTACGTAGGTTTAGTGTATTTATCTACCATGCTAGGTGGATATTTCGCTGATAGAATAATTGGTTTTAGATGGGCAGTTGTAGTAGGAGCAGTTTTAATGACTTTAGGTCATGCTGCGATGGCAATAGAAACTGAATTTTCAATTTATTTAGGATTAATATTGTTGGTTTTTGGTAATGGTTTCTTTAAACCTAATATGACATCTATAATTTCCGAAATGTATAAAGATAGACCCGAGAAAAAAGATGGAGCTTATACTTTGTTTTACATGGGTGTAAATGCAGGTGCATTTTTCGGAATTTTACTATGTGGATATTTAGGTGAAAAAGTGGGCTGGAGCTATGGTTTTGGTTTAGCTGGAATTTTCATGTTCTTCGGAATGTTACAATTTTGGTTATCACAAAATATTTTTGGAGATATTGGTTTGAAACCAACACCTGAGAGTAAAGCTAAAGCTGAAAGTAGTGATACTGATAAAAGAAATCCATTCACTTCAATTGATTTAATTTTAATTGCTATTTCAGCAGGACTTGGGTTGTTATGGATTATTAATGATCCTGCTTCTAAAATTTCTGGTGGTACAATTGATATTTTTGGTTTCCTCGGTGATAATGGGAATAACATTGCTATTCTTACAGCTTTAGGAACTTTTATTGTTCTATTAGTAAGCCGATTGTTACGTTATTCTCAAATTACTAGAGAAAAGATGATTGCAGTGACATTCTTTGCCTTTTTGACTATTTTCTTTTGGGCAATTTTTGAGCAATCACCTAACTCATTAACTATTTTTGCAAGTGATTATACAAATAGAGTATTAGAAGGAAATTGGAGTACTTTTTTCTTAATTATCAATTCTCTTATAACAGTAGTTCCTTTAGCAATTATAACTTGGGTTTTATATTTGCTTTTCAAGCAAACATTTAAAAATTATGCGGTTGCAAATGTAATTTTATCTACGAGTTTTGTAATTATTTGGGGAATCGCAATTTGGATGTTAATCAAAGATTTTTATTCAGCAGGTTATTTAATGTTGTCTGACTCAACTTTAGAGTTTTTAAAAATTGAAAAAGTAACGAAACCAATCACAGAGGTTCCTGCTACATGGTTTTCTACTTTAAATTCATTATTTATTATATCATTAGCTCCATTATTTTCTAAATGGTGGGAAAGCAAGTATAATCCTAGTGCAAACGTTAAATACGGAATAGGAATGGGATTATTAGCATTAGGTATGGCTTGTGTCGCAATTGGTGCTACAGGAATTGAACCTGGTGCAAAGACAGCTTCAGTAAGTATGATTTGGTTAATATTGGTATATCTTTTCCATACAATGGGAGAATTGTGTATTTCTCCAGTTGGATTATCTTATGTGTCTAAATTAGTTCCAGCTAGAATGATTGCATTCATGTTTGGAGTTTGGTATTTAGCAGTGGCAATTGGTATGAAAGGTGCTGGTAAATTTGGTGAGAACATTGATAAAATTGCTAACGAGCACGGATTGAGTTATTTCTTTTGGATGTTGACTATCGTTTCTGTTGTAATTGCTGTTTTCGCTGTTATAATGTCGCCAGTTATTAAAAAATTAATGCACGGTGTTAAGTAG